The Tubulanus polymorphus chromosome 3, tnTubPoly1.2, whole genome shotgun sequence nucleotide sequence atttgtcAATAATTGCGTACAGATAATAGCAAAGTTCAAATACGCTCCTCCGGGGGTCATGTCTGATTTAGCATTGTCTTGAAAAAAGATTGCGAacttttatcaacaaaaaaggAAATGTCCTGATGATTATCGTGTTTATTTATAGACAATTGTGATCGAACAAAAGAATGATGACGGAACTTGGCCTCGTCAAACAAAAAggtaaaattcattaaatttgtGTATTTTAATCACAGTTAACCTTGTCTAACCCgaacagaaaatcaatcattttcttCTGGATTTCTTCTGGTCCCAGTTTGAGTTAGTTGAGGTTTAGTATCTCAGATTAACTCCAACCTTGGTTcagaataaaatctaatataattCCTGCTTTTTGTGACATATAGCTGTAGATTTCAGATTTGCTTCAATAACATCATTATTCACCTTAATAATCATTTGGCTTTTATAGTACATCATCATACAGTACATCGTCATCATCTAGTTCAGCAGCCGCATCAGCAGCTACAAGTCATGACACTACTTCTCACAGTACCTCCCCTGGCAGGTGAGTGCTGCTTAGTAATCATACCTCTTCCTGCAGTCACCAACTTGCATTTTAACGCGCTTTTTTTATCCCCTCGGGCAAAACGGTCGACAGACTGACCGTGATCGgattaaaaactgatattttatctattttaggTCGACGAGTTCTTATAATAACTACTCAGGATACGGGTCTTCATACTACAGTTCATTTGATGTCAGTAACACTAAAAGTTCATCGGCACCCGGACTTTGTGGACTCAGTAATCTGGGCAATACCTGTTTCATGAATTCAGCATTACAGGCAAGTTCAGTGATCTCCTTATGCTGATTGTATTTCAAATCAGCTGCATTCATTGTTTAACTGATGGACATCGTGGCtactgaaaaatacaaaaaattaTGCTTGATTTTGgtgtaatatatttcaaagcaattatcagcattgatagaatattaaCATCCATTCTGGTTTGGGCAGTAGATATTTTATAAGGAGTAGCTGATTTTTAGGATGGTGGATGTAAAAATTATAGGGGTGGCTGCCCGTCTAAAACCTGTTGTGAAGAACATTCCCATTTATTTGAGGTAATAATCAGTGGTTATTTAtgatttacagtgtttgagtAACGTCACTAATTTAACGAGTTTCTTCTTGAGCGACCACTGGAAAGATGAGTTGAATTACGATAATCCGCTGGGGATGAAAGGTGAAATCGCTAAGGCTTACGTTGAGTTAATACGTAACATGTGGTCGGGAAAATATAGTTACACGGTACCCAGGAATTTTAAGGTAAATTGATAATCTAAATTACGGTTCTTTATGGGCAGTGGATTTTCATACAATGACATTAAGGGCCAAGGTTCTTATAGTTGCATgaaactcagggaattcagGATTTATTTTTCCATGTTGGGAAATTCTGACTTGTTCCTTGTAATTCGGGGAAAGTAAAGAATATGGACTATATTCGGTGTCTTGTTGTTGAGTGGCACAATGAACCTCTTCATCCGAAATAGCCGCCCTTACTGAGGATATCTTgtgtttaattcatttaatctGGGAATCTTAtcttcaggggccggttgcataatcatggcttagacttaagaccaacttagttctacagccaatctaacaacttaagaccagtcttaagatttaagaccacttttggactaagtcatgactgtgcaactggtccCAGGGTTTGGGAAATCAGAGAATTTCGGATTCCCTGATCTATAAGAACCCTGGCATCTACACTGCAGCCACAATGAACCCTGTTGAATTATAGGAATATTCTCATTCTCTCTATCGTTGGTTCGTTATATATTGATTGTCATGTTTCTGTAGATTGCTGTGGGTAAATTTGCACCTCAGTTTTCGGGCTATCAGCAACAAGACTCACAGGAGTTGATGGCATTTCTACTCGACGGGttacacgaagatttgaatcGCATCAAGAAGAAACCATATATCGAACAAAAAGATCATGATGGCCGCCCTGATGAGGTAAACAATGATTAAACACTATATTCAAATTAAGGCAGGTTTCAATTGAAGGTATTCTTGTTTAGGAATCACAATCCTGAATAACAAattctctaccggccgcttctatcaggtttacggGTTGTATATACGGTACTGTTCTGGAATAGATAGAGAATATTCTGATCAAAATGAATGTGCCAGAAAAGAATTCTTGAATCTGTAGAAATCAATCGATTctgcttctatcaggtttacgcATTACGCTATTCCAGAATAGGTAGAATGTATTCTGGTTGAGACAAATGCAGCAGAAGAGAATTCCTAGAGACCGATCGAAACCTGCCTATAATTGTCATGATTTTATGATGTGTATttataaataaaatgatatatattgtatatttgtgTAGGAATTGGCACGTGAAGCGTGGTTTAACTATCAAAAACGCAATGATTCGATCATTGTCGATACATTTCACGGATTACTCAAATCGACTCTCGTTTGTCCGGAATGTACTAAAATTTCAGTGACTTTCGATCCGTTCTGTTATCTATCTCTGCCATTACCAATCAAAAAGGAACGTCAAATCGAAGTTTTCTTTATGCCACTGGATCCTGTCAAAAAACCAGTACAGGTTcgtaaaataaatgatatatctgctgttgttgttagattgatgtTTAGTGTGaatgataatttgattttgtctATTTTCAGTATAAATTAACTGTGCCTAAAATGGGAACAGTTCGTGATCTATGTAAATCACTATCAGCGTTCACTGATGTACCTCAAGAGAGGGTAAGTTCGATTCTACAGTCTTGAGTTACTGTACTCAGAAAATACTGTcaccaaaaaatgttttcatttcacTAAGATTGACTTGATAACTTGAATTTAGAGTTATAGCTCTATATATGTAACACTGTATTATAGGAATAACATTCATACCTAGTACTGAACATGCAATAAATTAACACAAAACTAAACAGTGAAAACTGACGAAGGCCGTACAATAAAACACATGAAAAGAATAGAgcaattagaaaataatgtgAAATGCTGGGAGTTAATACTGCCTCAGCTTCAGGTCGCACACAGTTAGTTAATACATGACTGGCAGACTGATATATTTCAGAGTTAATGATTTaacgatttattttctgacagtttcatCTTCGGGAAAAAAGCAGATCATCGAAACTGTCGGAATAAACTGTTATATCATCAACCGTGGGTTTTACTCATTAATAGTTAATACATATGTGACAGagtgattgaaaattattGGACATCAGAAAAGTGAATTTATCAATGATAGCAATTGAAGAGTTTTTATTGTGATCACGGGTTTCGGCCTCTGTAAGAGATGATTgctactattattattatttgtagATGATAGTCACTGATGTTTATAGCCATAGATTTCATAAAGTCTTTTCAATCGACGATGGACTGACCCATATATTAGAACGAGACGATATATTCGTGTAAGTttcaatgatgatgaattatctacgattatttcattattagtaGTTATTTATagagaattattattatgatatttttttcattcattcagttaCGAAACACCTGAATCTGACGATGACACAAACATGATTGCCGTTTATCTACGGGAAAGAAAGTGAGTTTGATTCAGATAACCGGTCTccctacccccccccccccctcaaattcaatattcatgactgttattttcattcagaTAACTGgtctcccctccccctcaaaCTCAATATTCATGactgttattttcattcagaTAACCggtctccccctccccctcaaaCTCAATATTCATGAATGTTATTTTGTTTCAGTGTTCATCAAAACTCTCAGAGAACGTACAACCATACGACAAATAGTCTGTTCGGAACACCTTTATTAGTGCCAGTACCACGTAGTAACTGTACATATGAAGTACTCtataatattattctaaaCAAAATGTCGTAAGTAGCAGTCAATCATCAGTCTCTAAAGTGTTCTCCATATGTGCTGGAATTATAAAGGGGCTGCATTTATTGTTAGGCTTTCGATTCCCcccaaaaatacagaaaatttaGTTGtgatcttctatttttcacattagCTCAATATCTTTCAAAGTAATTATCAGGATTGATAGAATATTAACATCCACTCCGGTAGTGGCAGCAAATATTCTATAACAGGTGGATGTAAAAACGAAAGGGCTTTTGCGATTTGTGAGGCATAGAATTATTAATTCAAAACAAGGTTTTAACTGAAATAGATTTACTGGTAAAGAAAAAGGGGTGGCCTCCTCTCTAAAATCTGTAATGGAGAACACTGGACTCATACTAAAGTGAGGGGTCCAGGAACCGGGTTGCAGGTGATTGAAATCAATGTTTATTGAATTGTAGCCGATATGTGAAAGTTCCAGACAATAGTGACGAATGGTGGCgagaaaaagatgaaaaacaaactGAGGATAAACAAGTAAATGGAGGTAAATGATGATAgtttgaattagatttataccagttttatGATTTGAAACACTGTTAAAAGCTGCAGCCGTAATGTAGCGCTGTTCTGAGTTGAAAtgacttcattttcaaaaaattaaaaccttttgaatcataaatcaaatgtttgaaataagtgattAACGGGTTTAAATTTCTAATCAAAAATCGTTTTAACTATCCTGGGATTCTTTCAGAACCTAGTACAACAGATAACTGTAGAAATAAGTTTTGTGTAAagttttgaatgattttactgTAGATATGGAATTAGGACAAGATGGAgagaatgatgatgatgatatgacCGGTAAAAAGAAATCGTCCGACGAAGAAGATGATGATTCAAaggatgaagaaaaaaatcatcgtttgtttagatttagtttAGTGAATTCGTACGGAAGTTCGGAATTACAGCCGATTAAAGATGACGGTTCTTCACTTACTTTCTCAAGtaagatttcattttattaatttgaCAAGTTACACCTCCGTTCAAAACAGTATCTATAGATATGTGGGCAAATTAATCCCTTctgggaatattttgaaatttgtcagttattaccatggtttctcattgtcaCTATGGTGGTTATCTTTTACCCGAAGGGctaattcattttaaaatataGTTAACCCCTGGGTTTgatataaaactggcccctggttgAGGGGTTTAACCCAATggggtaactttgatacccagtcaATTAAACCAGGCCATGATTTATGAGACTGTAAATGGGGAGAAGTAGCCAGTTTTTGAATTGttgaatgattgattttcaGACCGTTCCTACATAGCCGTCGATTGGAACATGAAAGCAAAAACCAAATTCTTTGATATCAATGCAGCAGAGGTAATTCATTTAAACATCATCAAACTTGTGTCAGATTGTGTCATCTCATTAATCAGTTGTCACATTACAGAGGTCCTCACTATTATTGAGTTTCAATTTgtgttttcaattcaatttactaagtgtattCATCATTAGGATAAGTTACTGAAGTCCTCACTAATATTGAGTcacaatttatatttctaattcaatttactaagtggcAAGGGTCGAATGGTTTTAAAAAACCACAATAACAAAATTCATCGTTGAAAGTATTTTATTACAGctttattttatgatttgactggaatatttttctattaattaCGACAGGAATTTGAAACGCACGAAAGCGTCAACATGCGTCCGACTCAGAAAAAACAAGTCATCCAATTAAACGAATGTTTGGATATGTTCGTTACCATGGAGAAACTCGGTGAACACGACCCGTGGTATTGTCCGTCGTGTAAGAAACATCAACAGGCGACGAAGAAATTCGATCTATGGCAACTGCCGAATATTCTCGTCATCCATTTAAAACGATTTTCATATAATCGATATTTACGCGATAAATTAGACACGTTTGTGGAATTTCCAGTCAAGTATGAATCAATATTACTCTTGATATCTGAATCGATTGAATCTTCATTATGTCTCTTATACGAGCGTATTCGATGTTTTTTAGAggattgaatttgaagaaaCTACTGATAAACCCAAATCACGGTCCTGCCTTGTATGACCTGTTAGGTGTTGTCAACCACTACGGAGGGATGGGTGGAGGACACTGtaagtatattatatattctatcaCGATATTGAGCTATTTAAATCTTTCGAAAACTCAGAAacctgaatccagttccacagttctgacaTGGATTTGATTgaagtggaactggatcctgagttcagagttaactctaactcacagctgtggaactggatcctgagttcagggtaaactctaactcacaactgcggaactggatccagttcaacattTGTGGCTAGAAAGATATGAATTGAAGTCAAAATGAAGTGTATAATTAAGTTACTGGTTAATTGCTGTCTATGTGTATTTGTGATATGAATGTTTGTTGTACATTGTAGACACTGCCTATGCTAAAAATAAAGACTTAAATGAGTGGTATTATTTCGATGATTCATCGGTCAGTCAGTCCAGCGAAGATGCTGTTGTGGTGAGTATTTATTATCAAAGACTTAACCCAGCCCAACTCTAATCCAAGGAATTGGCTACCTTTTATTCATAGTGATTTCAAGAAAAA carries:
- the LOC141902868 gene encoding ubiquitin carboxyl-terminal hydrolase 15-like isoform X2, producing the protein MAEGGPPDCDTQKNEIAAFLKTPLQKGDTWYLIDTKWYKQWKKYVGFDNWDTSLVGDKVVYPGPIDNSPLLKDGTSDLKDHLIDELDYLLVPTEGWNKLVTWYTVMEGQDPIARKVIEQGMFVKQCKVEVYLMDLKLVQNNELDKVQTQKFSRVDTIDDIEKAMRNLYSIGSDKDVRLWNKYMSNTYEHLNKPDNTLQDAGLYQGQTIVIEQKNDDGTWPRQTKRSTSSYNNYSGYGSSYYSSFDVSNTKSSSAPGLCGLSNLGNTCFMNSALQCLSNVTNLTSFFLSDHWKDELNYDNPLGMKGEIAKAYVELIRNMWSGKYSYTVPRNFKIAVGKFAPQFSGYQQQDSQELMAFLLDGLHEDLNRIKKKPYIEQKDHDGRPDEELAREAWFNYQKRNDSIIVDTFHGLLKSTLVCPECTKISVTFDPFCYLSLPLPIKKERQIEVFFMPLDPVKKPVQYKLTVPKMGTVRDLCKSLSAFTDVPQERMIVTDVYSHRFHKVFSIDDGLTHILERDDIFVYETPESDDDTNMIAVYLRERNVHQNSQRTYNHTTNSLFGTPLLVPVPRSNCTYEVLYNIILNKMSRYVKVPDNSDEWWREKDEKQTEDKQVNGDMELGQDGENDDDDMTGKKKSSDEEDDDSKDEEKNHRLFRFSLVNSYGSSELQPIKDDGSSLTFSNRSYIAVDWNMKAKTKFFDINAAEEFETHESVNMRPTQKKQVIQLNECLDMFVTMEKLGEHDPWYCPSCKKHQQATKKFDLWQLPNILVIHLKRFSYNRYLRDKLDTFVEFPVKGLNLKKLLINPNHGPALYDLLGVVNHYGGMGGGHYTAYAKNKDLNEWYYFDDSSVSQSSEDAVVTKAAYVLVYQRRDFIAQTNKTSSQIISAAASSNNANGEDELSNGNNGSCCAISEEDDMDIN
- the LOC141902868 gene encoding ubiquitin carboxyl-terminal hydrolase 15-like isoform X1, which translates into the protein MAEGGPPDCDTQKNEIAAFLKTPLQKGDTWYLIDTKWYKQWKKYVGFDNWDTSLVGDKVVYPGPIDNSPLLKDGTSDLKDHLIDELDYLLVPTEGWNKLVTWYTVMEGQDPIARKVIEQGMFVKQCKVEVYLMDLKLVQNNELDKVQTQKFSRVDTIDDIEKAMRNLYSIGSDKDVRLWNKYMSNTYEHLNKPDNTLQDAGLYQGQTIVIEQKNDDGTWPRQTKSTSSYSTSSSSSSAAASAATSHDTTSHSTSPGRSTSSYNNYSGYGSSYYSSFDVSNTKSSSAPGLCGLSNLGNTCFMNSALQCLSNVTNLTSFFLSDHWKDELNYDNPLGMKGEIAKAYVELIRNMWSGKYSYTVPRNFKIAVGKFAPQFSGYQQQDSQELMAFLLDGLHEDLNRIKKKPYIEQKDHDGRPDEELAREAWFNYQKRNDSIIVDTFHGLLKSTLVCPECTKISVTFDPFCYLSLPLPIKKERQIEVFFMPLDPVKKPVQYKLTVPKMGTVRDLCKSLSAFTDVPQERMIVTDVYSHRFHKVFSIDDGLTHILERDDIFVYETPESDDDTNMIAVYLRERNVHQNSQRTYNHTTNSLFGTPLLVPVPRSNCTYEVLYNIILNKMSRYVKVPDNSDEWWREKDEKQTEDKQVNGDMELGQDGENDDDDMTGKKKSSDEEDDDSKDEEKNHRLFRFSLVNSYGSSELQPIKDDGSSLTFSNRSYIAVDWNMKAKTKFFDINAAEEFETHESVNMRPTQKKQVIQLNECLDMFVTMEKLGEHDPWYCPSCKKHQQATKKFDLWQLPNILVIHLKRFSYNRYLRDKLDTFVEFPVKGLNLKKLLINPNHGPALYDLLGVVNHYGGMGGGHYTAYAKNKDLNEWYYFDDSSVSQSSEDAVVTKAAYVLVYQRRDFIAQTNKTSSQIISAAASSNNANGEDELSNGNNGSCCAISEEDDMDIN